A window of Nitrospiria bacterium genomic DNA:
AAATCATTTAGGGTTCCAAGAAGTGGTGAATCAACTAGCCCCGCGGCCCAAGGATACCGTGATTTTTCAACCGGAAAACAAGGATACAGCCCCAGGTCTCCTTTTGCCTCTGATGCATATTTATAAGGAGAATCCGGATGCCGTGGTTTCGGTATTTCCTTCCGATCAGTTTGTTTTGGAGGAGGCCCTTTTTATGAGTTATGTAGAGGTCGCTTTTCGATGGGTTGAACAGAATTTTTCAAAAATAGTCCTCTTAGGGGTAGAACCCGGGGACCCGGAAACCGAATATGGCTATATTCTGCCCGTGGGAAACGACAAATATTTTGGGGGCTCATCCATTCGGGAAGTTTCGCGGTTTGTTGAAAAACCGAATTTATCCCGCGCTCGGGAACTGGTCCGAAGTGGAGGGTTATGGAACACTTTGGTCATGACCTTCAAGGCCAAAACGCTTTTAGAAATTGTTAAAGGGGCATTTCCCCAACTTTTTGAATCCTTCCAAAGGATGGGAAAAGGGATTGGAACGACCCAAGAGAGGAGAGTTGTTGAAGAGGAATACCAAAAAATGGTTCCCGTTAATTTTTCAAGGGGAATTTTAGAAGAATTACCTTTTAAAAATCCTTCTTCTCTTTTGGTTCTATCCGTTCAAGGGGTTTACTGGAGTGATTGGGGTTCTCCCAATCGTTTGATCGGAACCCTTTCACAAAAAAAAATGGAAAAAAAATACATCAGACCCAAAGGAAATTTATAAAAAATGGAGCAGTTTTAAATAACGACAATTTCGTTTCTTTAGAATCATATAAAAAGTTAAGCCGGTTTAGGATGGGATGACGTTTAATTTTTTCAATGATAAAACCGGATTTATTTGGGAAGTGAATAATCAAATTAAAAGGAGGGCAATCGATGGGCGTATTTGTTGACCAATTAAAAATAGAACACGAAAACATTCGTTTAATCGGCGACATCGCAAAGAAGGTTTGTCAAAGAATAAACCAAGGAGAAGAGGTCCTATCTGAAGATATAGATCACATTATTGAGTTCTTAGACATTTATTCATACAAGGGACACCATGAAAAAGAGGAGAAGGGGCTTTTGCCTGCAATTGAAAAAGCCGGGGGTTTTAAGGATGGAAAAACCATTGGTGCGATCATTCAGGATCATGCGACCCTGAAAATTTATATCGAAAAAATGAAGGAAAACCATTTTAAATATAAAGAAAAAAAACATCCGGGATTATCCGGCCTGGTAGGTTACACCCTGAATTATTTGGACTTTCTATACCGCCATTTGGAAAAAGAAGAGAAGGTGTTCTACAAATTAGCAGACCAATTGCTTTCAGAAGAGGATCAAGAAGGACTATTAAAGCGTTTTGAGTCTCAGGATTTTGAAAAGATCGGGAAGGAAAAACTGGATGAGTTCCAGAAGAGATTGTCTCAATTATCCGAGCAGTATTTAAAAGCCGGTTAAAAATGGAGATGCCCAGGGAGGAGGAATAGGCCAACCCAGTTTGGGTATGGGGGAGGGGTAAAGGGGAAAGAATGGAAATGCAAAAGGGTTGTGAGAACATAGGGAAAGGTTTTCTTAAGAAGGGATAAAATTACCAAAAACTTTTTAAAAAGGAGAAATAGAATGAGACTGAGCACACTCTTAATTTTGGGTCTTCGTGTAATCGAGTGGGTAAAAATTGTTAAAAAGTGTTTAAGGTCTATACAGGGCAAGGGTCAAGTCAAAGTCATTCTGTGGTTGAAGCCTTTGAAGTATTAGAGGTTCCTGCAAAATCCAGTTCGTCATTCCCGAATGGTTTTATCTGGCCCGCCTGCCGGCAGGCAGGAATCCAGGATTCAAAAAATCAACATCTTCTGGATTCCCGCTCCCCGATAAAGTCATTCGAGGACAGGCTTCGCGGGAATGACGGGAAGGGCCTGGATTTTCGCTTTCCCCTGCCTGCAAGTGCCCGCCGGACAGGCGGGTAATGACAAAATTTACCCACTCACTTCCACGATGAGCCGAAATAAATTTATAAGGCGACGGGTTAAAACCTTTGGAGAAAACCCTTTTTGAAATTGATGATGATTCCTTTGAGGTGCACGTAATCAAAGCAAAGGGAAAAGTTCTGGTAGATTTTTGGTCTCCCAGGTGTGCTTCTTGTAAAGGACTTGAAAAGGAATTGATTCTATTAAAGGATGAAATAGGGGATATATTAGAAATTGTCAAAATCAACGTGGATGATAACCCTTTGGTGAGAGGAGAATTTGAGATCCTCCATCTGCCGACACTGGGGTTATTTGAAAATGGAGAATTTGTCCGCTTTATCGGGGGAATCGGGAAGAAAGAATTTTTAAAAGAGGAGCTTGGATTTAATTAAATTTCTGAGCGGAATAAATTGGAAAAAGGGTGGTTGATTTAGAGAGAATACAACCTATATAATCAATCCTTCCCGGCAATCATTTAAATGTGAGAGGAGATCAGGGTAATGAAAAATTGGAGCGATGTGAATAAGCAACTTCGTGAAGCGTTGGGTTTACAGATTACTCCCTTGGCCATTTCTTTTTCTAATGATGCCCCCCAAGGGGTTCCTTTTCATGAAGGATCCATGCCCGATGCTTCTCAAGATGGACGGACGGGAAGGGTGCCCGCAGGTTGTGTGTTTTGGATGGATGGGTCTGAAAAGGCTTTTACCACCGTTCCGGAAGACCATTACAATTGCAGTGTGGGGAGCGTGACCCACGGATTAAAAACCTTAGAAGAAGTAATGGCCAATGAGGATGTTCAGAAACTGGTGGAATCCGAATGGGTAACCCCTGAAGAGGCAATGGCCCTTCCTGTCATCCAGGAACGTCCTAATTTTATAACTTATGCTCCCCTGCCACAAACCCCAGTCGACCCCGATGTGATTTTATTGAGAATCAATGGCATGCAGGCCATGGCTATCCATGATGCGTTTAATGATATTGAAGTGGCCGGAAAGCCCCAGTGCCACATCATTCCCATGTCCAAAGAGCAGGGAAAAGTCGCAATTAGCACAGGATGTATGCTCAGCCGTGTACGAACCGGCATGTCTCCCAGCGAGATGACCTGTACCCTTCCGGCCAAGAAAATTGAAGAGATCCTCGAAAAACTAAAAACGAGGAGAAAAGCCAATTCGGCCG
This region includes:
- a CDS encoding DUF169 domain-containing protein; this translates as MKNWSDVNKQLREALGLQITPLAISFSNDAPQGVPFHEGSMPDASQDGRTGRVPAGCVFWMDGSEKAFTTVPEDHYNCSVGSVTHGLKTLEEVMANEDVQKLVESEWVTPEEAMALPVIQERPNFITYAPLPQTPVDPDVILLRINGMQAMAIHDAFNDIEVAGKPQCHIIPMSKEQGKVAISTGCMLSRVRTGMSPSEMTCTLPAKKIEEILEKLKTRRKANSAVTAYANQDARRFS
- a CDS encoding sugar phosphate nucleotidyltransferase yields the protein MQAKQVNFQFKSQKNIGSSVNHYGIILAGGEGKRLQSLVYHLRGDHLPKQYVNFIGKRSMLEHTFHRVEKLIFPEFLFSIVNPNHLGFQEVVNQLAPRPKDTVIFQPENKDTAPGLLLPLMHIYKENPDAVVSVFPSDQFVLEEALFMSYVEVAFRWVEQNFSKIVLLGVEPGDPETEYGYILPVGNDKYFGGSSIREVSRFVEKPNLSRARELVRSGGLWNTLVMTFKAKTLLEIVKGAFPQLFESFQRMGKGIGTTQERRVVEEEYQKMVPVNFSRGILEELPFKNPSSLLVLSVQGVYWSDWGSPNRLIGTLSQKKMEKKYIRPKGNL
- a CDS encoding hemerythrin domain-containing protein; its protein translation is MGVFVDQLKIEHENIRLIGDIAKKVCQRINQGEEVLSEDIDHIIEFLDIYSYKGHHEKEEKGLLPAIEKAGGFKDGKTIGAIIQDHATLKIYIEKMKENHFKYKEKKHPGLSGLVGYTLNYLDFLYRHLEKEEKVFYKLADQLLSEEDQEGLLKRFESQDFEKIGKEKLDEFQKRLSQLSEQYLKAG
- a CDS encoding thioredoxin domain-containing protein codes for the protein MEKTLFEIDDDSFEVHVIKAKGKVLVDFWSPRCASCKGLEKELILLKDEIGDILEIVKINVDDNPLVRGEFEILHLPTLGLFENGEFVRFIGGIGKKEFLKEELGFN